In one window of Desulforhabdus amnigena DNA:
- a CDS encoding glycosyltransferase family 39 protein, with protein sequence MSAQVQYLKIIILIMVCLLGLHLRMVSIADTQVIQPLRADALEYFMYALNLRTANIYSKSTETLENSMAKPTPDAVRTPGYPLFLALFLDGYPNDRTLARILVVQALMSSLMVVAAFFLFRKFLSFGWACASAFLTALSPHLVVSNSYLLTETLFAFLLVITIWVGSNLGGDHPTVVAILTGVLLGLTALVRPTVQYFPIALALLMVLYFGWRQGLKKALLIILGFILIYSPWLIRNTVVLHKAGDQKLMINFLHHGMYPNFTFDGRPETFGFPYRFDPRTEEISKDLQSVVHEIYKSILHDPVRIGSWFLFGKPFYFWSWDIIQGMGDAFVYPVRTSPYFHDNLFQCAHAFMKWSHWPLVLCCMVGTLAVWHSFFVRDMTSSSIFAVRLVAILILYFTVFHMIGAPFPRYSVPVRPFMYGMAMFLLNVVFKTLCKKWRQIHSTPIRKPSLPLWGGHS encoded by the coding sequence GTGTCCGCACAAGTTCAATACCTGAAGATCATTATCCTGATTATGGTATGCCTGCTGGGCCTTCATCTGAGAATGGTGTCAATTGCAGATACCCAGGTCATTCAACCTTTGCGTGCCGATGCTCTGGAATATTTTATGTATGCTTTAAACCTGCGGACCGCAAATATCTATTCGAAGAGTACAGAGACTTTGGAAAATTCCATGGCCAAACCGACTCCGGATGCCGTGCGTACGCCTGGGTATCCTTTATTCTTAGCCCTATTTTTGGATGGCTATCCAAATGATCGAACTTTGGCACGAATCCTCGTCGTTCAAGCTCTAATGAGTTCACTCATGGTAGTGGCAGCGTTTTTTCTGTTTCGAAAATTCCTCTCCTTTGGTTGGGCTTGTGCATCTGCATTTCTTACTGCACTCAGTCCACACTTGGTAGTAAGCAACAGCTATCTGCTGACTGAAACCTTATTTGCTTTTCTGCTTGTAATAACGATATGGGTGGGCAGTAATCTGGGGGGGGACCATCCAACCGTTGTTGCTATTCTAACAGGTGTCTTACTTGGTTTGACAGCCCTTGTACGCCCAACTGTTCAATATTTTCCTATTGCACTGGCGCTCCTGATGGTTCTGTATTTCGGCTGGCGCCAAGGATTGAAGAAGGCACTTTTGATAATACTCGGTTTCATTTTGATTTATTCACCCTGGCTTATCCGCAATACAGTGGTATTGCATAAGGCTGGCGATCAAAAACTAATGATCAATTTTCTGCACCACGGCATGTATCCAAACTTTACTTTTGATGGAAGGCCGGAGACATTTGGATTTCCCTACCGGTTCGATCCGCGTACTGAAGAAATTTCTAAGGATCTTCAAAGTGTTGTGCACGAGATCTATAAATCTATTTTACACGACCCGGTTAGGATCGGTTCATGGTTTCTCTTTGGCAAACCATTCTATTTTTGGTCATGGGACATCATTCAAGGTATGGGTGATGCATTCGTTTATCCGGTCCGTACGTCTCCTTATTTCCATGACAACCTATTTCAATGTGCTCACGCCTTTATGAAGTGGTCACATTGGCCGTTGGTACTTTGTTGTATGGTTGGTACGCTAGCAGTGTGGCACAGCTTTTTTGTCAGAGATATGACAAGTTCGTCAATTTTTGCTGTTCGGTTGGTCGCGATTCTTATTCTCTACTTTACAGTATTTCATATGATCGGTGCGCCGTTCCCGCGTTATTCAGTGCCGGTGCGTCCTTTTATGTATGGGATGGCAATGTTTCTTTTGAATGTGGTTTTTAAAACGCTTTGTAAAAAGTGGCGGCAAATACACTCAACGCCTATACGAAAACCTTCTTTGCCTCTTTGGGGAGGGCACTCTTAG
- a CDS encoding transposase produces MRFYIFRNWLLKKLNVSKRLQRICLWYIISLMITTRKHSLEHASAISGKNSSQFSRLLKEHPDTTIYTLKDLSRRQGKKYSKAMKTLGKLPWKVAMLVDLTGQGRSSLHSENVQRHNHGKGYFVGHQWTNIVLLINDMIIPLLPIAFLSRNYCRQKNLEYKSEHKRVIDYLQSLDLSEYIENYKPEEVVVLADSGYDDKRIQKVILSRGWDFIMAVKKRRSVKSNAQYLKTSSKEGWGQIQDFFRAQRRLGWETVRLTANGPGKRRKEFRIRHTIVWLKNVAPVQLVCSERKRAPRGERKYFACSHLTLQPRQILIGYSLRWAVELFHKSVKMHLGFEDIAATSFDSVISHVHWVYCAYILLHAQLPGVPSSARTLHERQSYVMRVVEHKEKANLLQRLTQINGVEKQKNQLKEALAA; encoded by the coding sequence ATGCGGTTCTACATTTTTAGAAACTGGTTGCTCAAAAAACTCAACGTGAGCAAACGCCTGCAGAGGATCTGCCTGTGGTACATCATCTCCCTTATGATAACCACTCGAAAGCACTCTCTGGAGCATGCCTCTGCAATTTCTGGAAAGAACAGTTCTCAGTTCAGTCGGTTGCTCAAGGAGCATCCGGATACGACCATCTACACACTCAAGGATCTTTCCAGGCGGCAAGGAAAGAAATACTCCAAGGCTATGAAGACATTGGGAAAACTCCCATGGAAGGTGGCCATGCTGGTTGATCTGACCGGCCAGGGCAGATCCAGCCTGCACTCTGAAAATGTCCAGAGGCACAATCACGGCAAGGGATACTTTGTTGGCCATCAATGGACCAACATCGTGCTGCTGATAAATGACATGATCATTCCTCTGCTTCCGATTGCCTTCCTGAGCAGGAATTACTGCAGACAGAAGAATCTGGAGTACAAGAGCGAGCACAAAAGGGTCATAGACTACCTCCAGTCGCTGGATCTTTCGGAATACATCGAAAACTACAAACCCGAGGAAGTGGTTGTGCTTGCTGACTCCGGCTACGATGATAAGCGAATTCAAAAAGTCATCCTCTCCAGAGGATGGGATTTCATCATGGCTGTAAAGAAAAGAAGATCCGTTAAATCCAATGCTCAGTACCTCAAGACCAGTTCCAAAGAGGGCTGGGGCCAAATCCAGGATTTTTTCAGGGCTCAGCGCAGGCTTGGATGGGAAACTGTTCGTCTCACTGCGAACGGACCAGGAAAAAGGCGGAAGGAGTTCCGCATCAGACATACCATCGTTTGGCTCAAAAATGTTGCACCGGTTCAACTGGTATGCTCGGAAAGAAAGCGTGCTCCCAGAGGAGAGCGCAAATACTTTGCCTGCTCGCACCTTACACTCCAGCCCAGACAGATCCTGATTGGGTACTCTCTGAGGTGGGCGGTGGAACTTTTTCACAAATCCGTAAAGATGCATCTGGGGTTTGAGGATATCGCCGCCACATCCTTTGATTCCGTGATCTCTCATGTACATTGGGTCTACTGTGCCTACATCCTGCTCCATGCACAGCTTCCCGGTGTGCCATCCTCGGCAAGAACCCTGCACGAAAGGCAGAGCTATGTTATGAGAGTTGTTGAGCATAAGGAAAAAGCCAATCTTCTTCAGCGGTTGACTCAGATCAACGGGGTAGAGAAACAGAAAAACCAGTTAAAAGAGGCTCTTGCAGCATGA